TCTTCAATGGCCTCTTCAATCGTATTAAGCAAGGTCACGTTCCTTTAGATAGTTTTCAATATATTTGCCGAGCATATCGACTTCCACATTCACCACGGTGCCAGGCACCCAGTTCCTGAGATTCGTGCGGGCTAAGGTCTCGGGGATAATGCAGACGCGGATGTAATCCTCCCCTTTTTCGGCCACCGTAAGGCTAATGCCGTTCAAAGTGATGGATCCACGACGGATGACATAGCGGCGCAAGTCAGCTGGCAGAGCCAAATCGACTTCCACGCCCGTTTCACGCGGAGTGACGCGCAAGACTTCGGTGGTGCAGTCCACATGCCCCATCACAAAGTGACCGCC
This is a stretch of genomic DNA from Fibrobacter sp. UWB13. It encodes these proteins:
- a CDS encoding riboflavin synthase, which codes for MFTGIIQATGEIISLENRGDALTMRMKSPGFFKNSKLGDSIANNGVCLSVENCTDDEATFCLMHQTVVNTSFQQAKVGDLVNLEYPCRADSFMGGHFVMGHVDCTTEVLRVTPRETGVEVDLALPADLRRYVIRRGSITLNGISLTVAEKGEDYIRVCIIPETLARTNLRNWVPGTVVNVEVDMLGKYIENYLKERDLA